A window of Ranitomeya variabilis isolate aRanVar5 chromosome 2, aRanVar5.hap1, whole genome shotgun sequence contains these coding sequences:
- the CLPTM1 gene encoding putative lipid scramblase CLPTM1, producing MAAPGGETQTSINGSVGTEAAIAPDQQNAQQQPPPPNAWQVIKGVLFRIFIIWAISSWFRRGSAPQDQNTSAGAPRPPSRNLFPKDTLMDLYVFLSESEHFTEFNSSTALFWEQRDLVYGDWSSGENGDGCYDQYSEISIPEGVQNNGTFYIHVYLTKSGFHPDPSRKAVHRRLATVYTSRMLNKYKRKRFLKTKNLLTGETEVDPEIIKRAEDFGPVEIISHWHPNLTINIVDDHTPWVQGSVPPPLDQYVKFDAVSGDYYPIVYFNDYWNLQKDYMPVNASVTSLPLRLSFCPLSLWRWQLYAAQSSRSPWSFLGEDMYEQSDEEQDSIKVALLETNPYLLALTITVSIVHSIFEFLAFKNDIQFWNSRQSLEGLSVRSVIFGVFQSLVVLLYILDNETNFVVQVSVGIGLLIDFWKITKVMDVKLDRENKVAGIFPRVTVKDKSTYVESATKVYDDMAFRYLSWILFPLLGCYAVYSLLYMEHKGWYSWVLSMLYGFLLTFGFITMTPQLFINYKLKSVAHLPWRMLTYKALNTFIDDLFAFVIKMPMMYRIGCLRDDVVFFIYLYQRWIYRVDPTRMNEFGTSGETPAPLPSQDQPALPSSNPEDTSPPKPAEDKKKD from the exons ATGGCGGCGCCGGGGGGTGAGACTCAG ACCAGCATCAATGGCTCTGTCGGGACCGAAGCAGCCATCGCTCCTGACCAACAGAATGCGCAACAACAGCCGCCCCCGCCTAATGCATGGCAGGTGATCAAAGGTGTCCTCTTCAG GATCTTTATCATTTGGGCCATCAGCAGCTGGTTCCGCAGAGGATCAGCTCCCCAGGACCAAAACACATCCGCTGGGGCCCCGCGACCCCCCAGCCGCAATCTCTTTCCTAAAGACACTTTAATG GACCTCTACGTGTTCCTTTCGGAGAGCGAGCACTTCACGGAGTTTAACTCTTCCACGGCTCTCTTCTGGGAGCAGCGAGATTTGGTCTACGGGGACTGGAGCAGCGGTGAAAATGGAGACGGCTGCTACGATCAGTACTCTGAAATCAGTATTCCTGAG GGAGTCCAGAACAATGGCACCTTCTATATTCATGTATACCTGACCAAGAGTGGCTTCCACCCGGATCCCAGCCGGAAGGCCGTACACCGGAGGCTGGCCACTGTTTATACATCTCGTA TGCTTAATAAATACAAACGCAAGCGATTCCTCAAGACCAAAAACCTCTTGACGGGAGAAACAGAAGTTGATCCGGAGATAATAAAG AGAGCAGAGGACTTCGGCCCTGTAGAGATCATCTCCCACTGGCACCCTAATTTAACCATTAATATCGTGGATGACCACACTCCGTGGGTGCAAGGCAGCGTCCCACCTCCTCTCGACCAAT ATGTGAAGTTTGATGCGGTCAGCGGTGACTACTATCCCATCGTGTATTTCAATGACTACTGGAACCTACAGAAGGACTACATGCCGGTCAATGCCAGTGTGACAAGCTTGCCCTTGCGACTGTCATTTTGTCCTCTGTCCCTGTGGCGGTGGCAGCTTTATGCAGCTCAGAGCTCTCGTAGCCCCTGGAGTTTCCTCGGAGAAGACATGTACGAGCAGTCTGATGAGGAGCAGGACTCCATTAAG GTGGCTCTTTTGGAGACAAACCCCTACCTCCTAGCTCTCACCATCACAGTCTCCATTGTACACAGCATCTTCGAGTTTTTGGCTTTCAAGAACG ATATCCAGTTCTGGAATAGCCGTCAGTCTCTGGAGGGGCTCTCTGTCAGATCTGTCATCTTTGGGGTCTTTCAGTCCCTTGTGGTCTTGCTTTATATCTTGGACAATGAGACCAACTTTGTGGTGCAGGTCAGCGTGGGCATTGGTCTGCTGATTGATTTCTGGAAGATTACCAAGGTTATGGATGTGAAG TTGGACAGAGAGAATAAAGTGGCTGGTATCTTCCCCAGAGTGACGGTGAAGGACAAGTCCACATATGTAGAGTCGGCTACAAAAGTGTACGACGAT ATGGCTTTCCGATACCTGTCCTGGATCCTGTTCCCATTGCTAGGATGTTACGCCGTATACAGCTTGCTGTACATGGAGCACAAGGGCTGGTATTCCTGGGTACTGAGCATGTTATATGGCTTCCTCCTCACATTCG GTTTTATCACAATGACTCCACAGCTTTTCATCAACTATAAATTGAAGTCAGTTGCCCACCTCCCATGGAGGATGCTGACCTATAAAGCCCTGAACACCTTCATCGATGACCTGTTCGCTTTTGTCATCAAGATGCCCATGATGTACAGGATCGGGTGTCTGCGAGATG